Part of the Gemmatimonadota bacterium genome is shown below.
CGCCCGGATCATGCTGGCCACCGGAGCCTCCCCCGACATCACGGTCGCCGAGCTTCGCGGAGGCCAGGACCGGATCGTCCACCTCGGGATTGGCGAGCCGGTCCGGACGAACCAGGCCATGGCGACCCGCCTGGTAACCCTCGCGTCCACGCAGCTTCCTGAGGCAAGCCGCGAGGCAACGGTGTCGGGGATGCTGCAGATGGTGCCGATCAACCCGACCTATCCGCTCTTCAGTCGGGTCGTGGCCGGCTCGGGAGGGACGATCTGGGTCCAGCGCACGTTCAGTGGCACGGATCCGGGGCCGAAGGATCCCCCCGTCACCTTCTCGATGAATGACCTGAGCGGATACCGATGGGAGCAGTTCAGCGCCACGGGAGCACGGATGGCGGAATGTCTCATGCCGCAGGACTGGAGAGTCCTGGGGGTCGGCGCCGGGTGGGTACTGTTTGCGAAGGATGATGCTGACAACATGCGGCTCTTCACCTGGCACCCGAAGTAGCCTTGCCCCATTCACTGTAGCCCTACGAACGAAGGCGCTGGTTTGCGTAGGCACCGCCTCGAGGAGCGCACGATCCTCGAGCGACTCGATTCCCCCGGAGCCACAGTGACCTCTCCCCGCTGGTTCATCTCGTTCGCCGGCCTCATGGTGCTCGCTGCCTGCAGCGACCGCGCACCGAGTGCCACCCCACTGCCGACGTGGACCCTTCGGGAGGAATGGCGCGTGGGTGGCGAGGCCGAGGGGCCGCATTCCTTCGATGCCAACTTCGGTGTGGCGATGCTCCCTGGCGACACCCTCATTCACTTTGACTACCAGGACCAGCGATTTCACCTCCTCGATCGTAACGGACAGCCGGTGCGCAGTTTCGGCCGGAAGGGCACTGGCCCGGGTGAACTCGCCGATGCGAACGGCTTCGTCGTGACCCAATCCGGGCTCATCATCGCGCACGATCGCGGCACCCACCGACTCAGCCGCTTCGATGCCGCCGGGCGTGCCCTCGGCTCTGTCGTGGTGCCGAGCGAGTACAGGCCGGGCGTGCGCTGGGACGCGCAAACGCTCGATGATGGTCGGCTTCTGGAGCGGTACGCCACGATCGTCGACTCGCTCGGCACCGGGGTGTGGTTCGACCGCGCCCGGCTCTGGGCCACGGATCTCGCCTCGTCGGAGGAGGTGAAGCGCGACTCCTGCATGGTGTCGCACCGGCCGGCGGGTGGACAGACCAACATCGCCACCATGACGGGCCCCAACGCCGCGATTGGGCTCCTCCCCCTTCCGTTCTCCGGCCCTTGGTTCGCGACAGCGGTCGACCCGGCAGGGTTCATCTGGGCGCAATCCGCTCGTGGCAGCTCGGTGCTGAAGAAGTTTCCGATTGGCCAGTGCGCGCCAGTCGCGCAGCTGACCTTGTCGGCGGAGACCCCCGCGATCCCGGCCCCGGTTCGCGACTCTGCCAGGGCGGCATTGGCCCGCTTCCCAGCTGCTGCCGGCGGCGCCTTGCCGAAGGACCTCGTGCTCCCGGATCGCTTTCCACCGTTCTTCACCCTGCATGTGGACGATCGGCACCGCCTCTGGGTCCAACGCTTCGGACCAGGCGGGGAGCAGGTGATGGAAGTCTTCGACTCCGCCGGAGTAGCGGTCGCACGCGTGGACAATTTTCCGCTCAATGCGCGCGGGCCGCTGCTGTTCCAGCAGGGAAGGGTCTACGGCTTCGTCGCGGACGAGTCAGGCGTCAAGCACCTGGTCGCTCTGGCGATTCAGCAGTAGCGTCGGGGGCGAGGTCTAGCCGGCGGTTGCAGCGTTCCCCGGCTGGAGCGCACTTGGCGGTCGGCCATAACCAGTATGCGGTACCACGTCTGGGAGGAACCATGACTACGTTGAAGTTCATCTCCGCGAGTCTCCTGGTTGCGCTGTGCGCCGCGTGCACCGACTCGCCCACTGGGAGCCCGGGCCGGTCGGTGTTCATCGTTGTCCCGGAACAGGTCGCGGTCCGCTCCGGGGCGAGTGCGCAGCTGGTAAACCACAGCGGCGGCCCGATCCATGTCGGAGCCATCTCGTGCGGCGTGCAGACCGACCGACAAACAGACGCCGGGTGGACTGAGGTCCCACGCCGCGGGAGCGACTGCCCTCAGCCGGACTTCCTCCTGGCGAATGGGACAGCCTACACCTTCGTCTTCTCGACCCCGACCACCAGCGGCAACTTTCGTTTGCGCCTTGGCGCTGACGACCCGGTGATTTCCAACAAGTTTGCCGTGCGGTAGACCCCGGACCTTGGTGGTCTGGACAGCCAACGCTTCCCGCTGGCCCGACCTCGCCTGCCGGATTCCGAGCTCTGCTCACAACACTGGCGTCATTCGCCGTCCCGCCCACACTACAGCCCCACGACTGCCGCCCCTCGCCGACCACCGGAAAGCCCCCCGGGTGGCTTCGGTGGTGGCGGTGGTGCCTCACGGGCGGGCAGGTGGCTATAGCTTCCTTGGAGTCGCCGGGAAGGGATCTTCCGCAGGGCTGTCCTCGCTGTATGCTGCCTGCACCTCTGGGGCTGCAGTCGCTCGGCTCGCCTTGCCGTAGAAGCACACGGCCGCAGGCTGCGCTAGGTGGATCCGAATCTCACTCCCCCGTCCCCGTAATCGCGGAGCTTGCAATGCGCGCATTGAGCCTGATCGTCACCCTCGCCTTCCTTGCCGCACCGGCGCACGCACAACGGGCCGAGCCCGCGCTGCAGCCGCAGATGCGCTCGACATCGTTCCTGGCCGGGGTCGGCAATGCCATGGGGTGGTTGGGGGTCCAAGGCGAGAAGTACCTCGGCAGTGGCCGGATGTCTCTCTTCGGGGGCCTCGGCTACACCCCGTCGGTCATTGAGGGCGATGCCAACGGCGTCACGGTCGCGGTCGGTGTGCGTGGGTATACCGCCGGTGTCAGGCACCGTGGCTTCCTCGAGCTCAGCGTGGCGCAGATCGAGGTCGAGCAGAGCTGCTTTGCGCACTGTCGTCGTCCCTACGGACCGGGCCTTCAGGCCGGCTACCAGTACGTCGCCAACGGCGGCTTCACGGCGTCGCTCTCCGGTGGGGTGGGCTACGCCCCAAACGGGTCCGGCAACGCCGCGGGATTGATGGGTCTTGGCTTTGGATACACGTGGCGTCGATGAGCTGCCCTCCATCGGCCGCCTGAGCAGCCTAACCCGCGTCCGTTGCTGTCAGCGCGTGACGCCTCGGGATCGCGCAAGGCAACACATTGGAGTCAGCATGCGTAAGAGCCTCGTTCTCTTTGCCCTCCTCGCCGCCATGCCGAATGCACTCCGACCCACCATGTCGGCACAGGCCGCAGATTCGAGTTATCTGAGTCTCGTCCGGCGACTGGTGAGTGATTCGTTGCGAAGCGCAGGCAGCAGACAGGGGGAACAGTTCTTTGCCGGCGATTCCGCCACGCGTGCGCTCCTGAAGGCGAGCGGCGTCATTGGCGCGAGCATGGACCCGCCACCTCCAGTGCTGAACTGTCCCGATATTCGCCTCACGGGTGCCGAGGCGTCGCCGGTTGGATACCAGGTCGTCGTGCGGGGGGCTCCCGGTGCTGATTCCGTCCGGAAGTGGGTAGAAGTCACCGTGAGCTGCAGCTATCCTCACCGTGCGCCGTTCAGCGGACGTTTCAGTTTCTTTCAGTCGTGCAGGTGGGAGCTGCGGCGGACGACAGGCGGATGGACGATCGCAGGGAGGGAGTCGTGCAGGATCACCTGATCGCGGTGGTTGGCATCGCCGGGGTCGTGTTGTTCGCGCTGTACCTGCTCACTCTCGGCGGTGGGGCGATCATCTACCCCGAGACCACGAAGCGATTTCTTGGCGGCTTCGCGACGTCGCAACGGACGCACTTTACCGAACTCGCGCTGCGCGTCGTGGCGGGTGCCTCGCTCGTGTCGAGCGCACCACGGATGGCGTTTGGCCAGGGGATCGCGCTCTTCGGTTGGATGCTCGTTGTCACATCCCTTGCCCTGGCGATGATTCCCTGGCGACTCCACCATCGCTTCGCGGCGTGGGCCGTCCCACAGGCCACACAACACATGACGCTGGTCGGTATCGTATCCATCGTCGGTGGGCTGGCTGTGCTGGCGGCGCTGCTCCTTCCGCGCATCGCCGGCTAACACGCGGCAGCTGAACGCGCCGTGATGTACCATTCTGCGTCAGTCTCCTCGGAGGTTCAGATGGACCCGCAACTCAGCGGCGTCGCGATCGGCCTCCTGTTCGGGGCCGCCAAGGTTGGCCTCATCGCCACAGTGGGTTTCGCGATCGCCTGGTGGAGAGGGCGGAGAAGGGTCGCCGAATTGGAAGCCGCCCGGTCCGATCCGGACCTCATCGAGGAGCGATTGGCGGCGCTCGAACGCACGGCGGACTACACGGCGACCCAGCTCGAACGCCTCCTCGAAGGCCAAGCCACGCTGCTTCGGCAATTGCCCGCGCCCCAACCACGAGCGACAACAGACGCCGCGACCCCCACAAGGTCTGCGTCATGAAGCCCCGACACCTGGCAGATATCGCCCTGCTCACCCTCGCTGCACAGTTTGGCGCGCAGAGCCCCAAGCCGCCAATCATCGAGCTGCGCATCGCGGCGACGAAGGACCATGTGTGGGACAGGTGGCGTGATGGCCTCCTCGAGGTGAACACCGGGACCCGCGGGCCTTCGCAGCTCCCGCCACAGTAGATGCCTGAGAGTCTTGCGGGCCCAAGTGCTGGAGATCTATCTCTGATGAACAGACTACCCCTGCTCCTGGCGCTTCTCCTCTTGGGTTGCAACCGCGAAGCCGCCCGCGAGCCCGCCGCGATACCGGATCTCATCGAGCTCCGGACGCCGCTGCCCAATGCGATTGTCCAGACCCCCCTCACCCTTGAAGGCAGGGCCCGGGGGCCTTGGTTCTTCGAGGCGTCATTTCCCGTCCACCTCCTCGATGCGGACGGCGACACCCTCGCCGTGATGCCCGCACACGCCGACGGGGAATGGATGACCGAAGCATTCGTGCCGTTCAAGGTCACCCTCACCTTCACACCGCCTGCCTCGCAAACGGGAACCCTGATCCTGGCCAAGGACAACCCGTCGGGCCTGCCCGAGCATGCGGCCGAACTCCGGGTTCCGATTCGGTTTCGCTAACCGTACCGACTCGAGGCGTCGCAGGAACGCGCGACGCCAGACGTCGTTCTTGAACCCCCGGAACCCCACCCAATGCTCGCACTCCTCCTGACCCTCATCGCCGCGTCGCCGCCTGCCTGCGGCACACCCGATCGGCAGCGAGACGTCCGCCCGCACAACTACGTCTTCTTTGGGCAGGAGCGAGGCCGCATCGCCGACACCGCCTTCCTGTCGAACCCGAACATCGTCGGCGCCCAACTCAAATACACCTGGCGCGAGCTCGAGCCCGCCCAGGGGCGCTATGACTTCCGCGCCATCCGCCACGATCTCGCCTTCCTCAAGCGCCACGACAAGCGGCTCTTCCTGCAGCTGCAGGACGTCTCGTTCAGCAAGACGCCGGTGACCCCGGACTACCTCCGCACCGACCCCGCCTACCACGGCGGCATCGCCGCCAAGTACGAGGCCGACGCCGACGGCCGGACACAATTCGCCGGCGCGGTCGCCAGGCGGTGGGACCCCGCGGTCCGCGATCGCTACGCGCATCTCCTGACGGCACTGGCCAAGGAGTTCGACGGCGCCGTCGAGGGGATCGTCATGCCGGAGACATCGATCGGCTTCGAGGACCCAGCACGGCAACCCGCCGGCTACTCCCCCGCGTCCTACGCCGCCGGCATCCGTGAGATGCTCTCTTCGGCGCGCGGCGCGTTCCAACGGTCCTGCGTTATCATTTATGCCAACTTCATGCCCGGTGACTCGCTCTCGAATGACGGTCGCGACTTCCTCCGAAGCGTGCATGCCCACGCGGCAACGATCGGCGCCGGGGTCGGCGGGCCGGACATTCTCCCCTACCGTCCCTGGCAGCGGATCAACAGCCTCGGCCTGATCGAGAAGCGCCCCCCAGGGGTGATCGCCGCGATGGCGGTGCAGGACGGGAACCTCGCCGACCGAGACCGCGACACCGGGCAGCAGATCACCGTCCCCGAACTCTACGCCTTCGCCACGACCCGCCTGCGGCTCAACTACATCTTCTGGGGTACCGAAGAGCCGTATTTCACCTCGGCCGTGCTCCCGTTCCTTCGCGCGCTCACGAGTCGGTAAACGCAGTCCACCCACCGGAAACCGGATGACGCAGCCAGTGAAGTACCTGCTTCTCACCTTGGGAGCCATCGGCTGTTCGGACGGAGGCGCTCCGGGCCGAGTTGGTGCGGCCTCGCGCGACAGCGGCGACATCCGGATCGTCGAGAACGCCTTCGATGGTGGTGGAGGGCGACTCGCTGTCGACACCACTCCTGCCTTCCGGATTGGCAGTGGGGCGGACGCGGCGACGCCACTCTTCGGACATGTGACGGCGGTGCATGTCCTCGCGAGCGGCACGATCGCCATCCTCGACCTCACCGCGCCCAACCTGCTCTTTGTCGACACCACGGGGACGGTGCTGGGCCGAGCCGG
Proteins encoded:
- a CDS encoding Gmad2 immunoglobulin-like domain-containing protein, with protein sequence MNRLPLLLALLLLGCNREAAREPAAIPDLIELRTPLPNAIVQTPLTLEGRARGPWFFEASFPVHLLDADGDTLAVMPAHADGEWMTEAFVPFKVTLTFTPPASQTGTLILAKDNPSGLPEHAAELRVPIRFR